The sequence GAGATGACGGCGACCGCGGTTCGCGACACCCTGAAAGCGCTCGGTATCGGCCGCGGCGACGAGGTCATCGTGCCGTCGTACGGCCCCGGCGCACCCGCCGACGGGGCTCGACTGGCCGGCGCGACACCGGTGTTCGCCGACATCGACCCGCGGACGTACTGCGTGGACCCGGCCTCGGTGGCCGCCTCTGTCACCTCCCGCACCGCCGCTCTCGTCCCGGTGAACGTGTTCGGCCACCCCGCCGCCATGGACCTCCTGGACGACCTCGCGGTCCGGCACGGGCTGGCCGTCGTGGAAGAGGCGCCGAGCGGCGAGGACGTGGGCGCCGTGGCCCGCCGCCGGGCGCACGCGCGCTTCCTCGACTCGGCGCTCACCGGCGTCGTGGTGCCGTACACCGCGCCCGGTGCCCACCACGTCTACCACCAGTACACCGTGCGGGTGCCGGGGAACGGCCGGCCGGACCGGGACGCGTACCTGCGGGCGCTGGCCGTGCGCGGGGTGCGGGCGACGGTGAGCGTGCCGGTGCCGGTGCACCGGATGCCGGCGCACCGTGCGGCGCCGCCGGTGGAGTTGCCGCAGACCGAGCTGGTCGCGGCGGACAGCCTGTCGCTGCCGGTCCACTCGGGCCTGACGCAGCGCGAGTTGACGCATATTGCCACGGTCTGCAACCGGCTCGGCGGGATCGTCTGACCGCGGTTTTCGTGCACACGCGCCGATGGGCTACGATCTTCCCATCGACGCGCCCCAATAGCTCAGTCGGTAGAGCGTCTCCATGGTAAGGAGAAGGTCTACGGTTCGATTCCGTATTGGGGCTCTGCGAAAGAAGGCCCCCGCCTCATGGCGGGGGCCTTTGTCATGAGGCGGGACGCGGGCGCTTCACGGCTTCGGCAGCGCGGGTACCCGCATCGCCAGGATCGCCATGTCGTCGGAGGGCGCGTCGGCCGCGAAGCGCTCCACCGCGCGCTGGATGCGCGCGGCCACCGCGCCGGCGGTCAGGCCCGTACACGTGGCCAGCACGTCGGCGAGGCCGTCGTCGCCGAGCATGCGGCTGCCCTCGCGGCGCTCGGTGACACCGTCGGTGACGCACAGCAGCACGTCGCCGGGGTCGAGGGTGACGGACTGCTCGTAGAGGTCCAGGTCGTCCATGACGCCGAGCAGCGGCTGCGGTTCGGCCGCGGGCTCGACGGTGCCGTCGGGGCGCAGGCGCAGCGGCAGGGGATGGCCGGCGCAGACCATGCGCAGTTCGGCGCTGCCGTCCTCCCGGGGCCACAACTCGCCGTACAGGAGGGTGAGGAAGCGGCTGCGGGCGCCTTCGTCGAGGATGGCCGCGTTGAGGCGTTCGAGGACGGCGGGGCCGCCGAAGCCCTCGCGGGCGAGCAGGCGCAGGGCGTGCCGGGCCAGGCCCGTGACGGCGGCCGCTTCCGGGCCGGTGCCGCAGACGTCGCCGATGGCGAAGCCCCAGCAGCCCTCCCGGATCGGGAAGAGGTCGTAGAAGTCGCCGCCGACTTCGTTGCCCTCGCCGGCCGCGCGGTAGACGACCTCGACCTCGACGCCCGGGACGCGGGGCAGCTCGGGCGGCAGCAGGCTGCGCTGGAGAGCCTGGCTGATCGCGGTGCGCTCGCTGTAGAGGCGGGCGTTGTCCAGGGCGAGGGCGGCACGGCGGGAGAGGTCCTCGGCGAGTTCGAGGATCTCCTGGCGGAAGCGTTCGTCGCTGGGCTTGCCGAGGGTGAGCATGCCGATGACGCGGTTGCGGGCGACCAGGGGCAGCACGACCGTTTCTCCACCGACCGCGGCCGCGGTGGCCAGGGCGACGCCCGGGGTGGTGGCGGGGCGTGCGCCGGGAGCGGCGCCGACGCCGAGGCTGCGCAGGGAGGCGCGCAGGGCGCTGGAGTGGGCGGCGTCGGAGGGGGCGGTCCAGATCCGGGCGCCGGGGGTGGGGTCGGGCTCGGGCGGCCTGACCTGCTGGAGGAGGGCCTTGATGCCGTCGATGCGGTCCTCGTCCTCGTGCAGGACGAAGGCGAGTTCGGGTTCCGACTGCTCGGCGATGGTGTAGACGGCGCACCAGCTGGCGAGGGTGGGGACGGTCATCTGGGCCATGAGGGCCAGGGTCTGGTCGCGTTCCAGGGTGCCGGCGAGCAGGTCGGAGGCTTCGACGAGGAAGGAGAGCGAGCCGCGGCGGAGCCGTTCGAGTTCGGTGAGGCGGGCGCTCTCGACGGCCAGGGCGATCCGGTCGGCGGCGAACTGGAGGCGGAGCGCCTCCTGGTTGCTGTAGCGGCCGGGTGCTTCGGCGGCGACGCCGAGGGAACCGGTGAGGCGGCCTTCGACCTTGAGCGGGACGGTGACGACGGAGCGCATGCCGGTGCCGGACAGCAGCGGTACGGCGCCGGGCACGGCGGTGAGGTCCTCGTAGACGGCGGGCATGCGGGCGCTGCCGTAGCGGCCGGTGCCGGCCTCGACGGGGACGCGGGCGAAGCGCTGGCGGGCGGAGGGCAGGCCGGTGGAGGCGCGTACTTCGAGTTCGGTCTCGTCGTCGGTGGCGAGCAGCAGGTAGGCGGCGTCGCCGTCGAGCATGTCGCGGGCGCGTTCCACGGTGCGCTGGAGGAGACCGTCGAGGTCGTCGGGGGCGGGGGAGCCGATGAAGACCTCGAACGCGTCGGTGGCCTTGCCGCGTTGGGAGGCGTGGGCGTCGGAGCCGTGGGAGCCGCGGTTGGGCGACTGGAGGACGGCGCGCTCCTCGGCGCGGACCAGCAGGCACACGGTGGACGGTTCGCCGGCGGTGTCGCGGACCCGCAGGTGGGAGCCGTAGACGGACAGGACGCGGCCGCCTGCGTCGCGCAGGCCGTAGGTGCCCTCCCAGCGGGAGAGCTGGAGGGCGTCGGCGAGGCCGATGCCGGTGCCGGGGGTCTGCGGCCAGGCGGCGAGGTCGGCGAGGGACTTTCCGACGATGCCGGCGGCGGTGTGGCCGAAGAGGTCGGTGGCGTCGTCGTTCCAGCGGGTGATGGCGCCGGACCGGTCGACCTGGATGACGGCGACACGGACGCGTTCGTCGGCGACGGGGAGGTCGGCGGTGGGCAGTACGGGTCCGGCGGAGCGGGTGCCGGTGGGGCGCTGGGGCAGATCGAGCTGGAACCAGACGTACTTGCCGGCGGCGGAGTACTCCACGCCCCAGCGGCTGGCCAGGGCGGAGCAGAGCAGCAGGCCGCGGCCGCCCTCGTTGTCGGTCTCGCGGAACTGGCGGCCGCGGGTCTGCATGGGGACTTCGCGCTCGGGATAGTGGTCGGCGACCTCGACGCGGACCGCGGTGTCGTACCGCAGGCACTGCACGTCGGCGGCGGTGCCCGCGTGTACCACCGCGTTGGTGACCAGTTCGCTGGTCAGGACGACGGCGTCGTCCACCACGTCGGCGAAGCCCCAGCCGTGCAGGGTGTCGCGGACGAAGGCGCGGGCGATCGCGACCGACCGTCCCACCGGTTCGAAGGTGGCCGCTGCCCGCGCCGTGATCACCGATCTCCTCATGGTTCGTGTCCGCGCGGGCGCGCTGCCCGCTGCTGCCGGTGCGTCGCCGTGCTGCTGGAACGTCACCCGGCGGCTCCCCTGCGTGTGCGCCCGTCGGAGGGTGGGACCCCCCGACTGTGGCAGCACCGTTCACGTTACCTACCCACACCGACCGCGTGTGCGCCGGTTACCGGTGTTTCCACCCCGATCGTGGTCGCAGTTCCTCCGATGCTGCCGAACTGTTATGGGAGGGGTGGGCCGTAGTGAAACACTGGGCATGTTCTGAAGGTTGCAAGCTTGCTCATCTGCGGGTCGGTCGACCCTCCGGGAGGAACACGGTGGAGTCTGGCGCATCGGCGCGGGGCACGGTCACGCGTACGAAGAACGGGCGATCCCGTGGGAACGGGACCGTCGAGGTCGACATGGCCGCGCTCACCAAGCTGCTCGGGGCGTTGTCCGCGATGCGGGACGGCAATTTCCGCAAGCGGCTGCCGGTGTCCGGGGACGGGCCGCTGGCGGAGATCGCGGTCGTGTTCAACGAGGTCGCCGACCGCAATCAGCATCTGACCGGTGAGCTGGCCCGGGTCCGGCGGGTGGTGGGCCGGGACGGGAAGCTGACGGAGCGGCTGGAGACGGGCCCGTCGGAGGGGTCCTGGGCGGCCGCGATCGAGGCGTCGAACGCGCTGGTGGACGACCTGGTGCGGCCGGTCTCCGAGGTCGGCAGGGTGCTGTCGGCGGTGGCCGAGGGCGATCTCGAGCAGCGGATGGACCTGCGGGCGCAGAACGCGGACGGGTCGGCGCATCCGCTGCGCGGTGAGTTCCTGAAGGTCGGCCGTACGGTCAACGGTCTGGTGGATCAGCTGTCGGCGTTCACCGACGAGGTGACGCGGGTCGCGAGCGAGGTCGGTACCGAGGGCAAGCTCGGCGGGCAGGCGAAGGTGCGGGGCGTGTCCGGGTCCTGGAAGGACCTGACGGATTCCGTCAACACCATGGCGTACCGGCTGACGGCGCAGGTGCGGGACATCGCGCTGGTGACGACGGCGGTGGCGAAGGGGGACCTGTCCCGCAAGGTCACGGTGCATGTCGCCGG comes from Streptomyces sp. NBC_00448 and encodes:
- a CDS encoding DegT/DnrJ/EryC1/StrS family aminotransferase; translation: MTTAGRRPGIASEMTATAVRDTLKALGIGRGDEVIVPSYGPGAPADGARLAGATPVFADIDPRTYCVDPASVAASVTSRTAALVPVNVFGHPAAMDLLDDLAVRHGLAVVEEAPSGEDVGAVARRRAHARFLDSALTGVVVPYTAPGAHHVYHQYTVRVPGNGRPDRDAYLRALAVRGVRATVSVPVPVHRMPAHRAAPPVELPQTELVAADSLSLPVHSGLTQRELTHIATVCNRLGGIV
- a CDS encoding SpoIIE family protein phosphatase yields the protein MITARAAATFEPVGRSVAIARAFVRDTLHGWGFADVVDDAVVLTSELVTNAVVHAGTAADVQCLRYDTAVRVEVADHYPEREVPMQTRGRQFRETDNEGGRGLLLCSALASRWGVEYSAAGKYVWFQLDLPQRPTGTRSAGPVLPTADLPVADERVRVAVIQVDRSGAITRWNDDATDLFGHTAAGIVGKSLADLAAWPQTPGTGIGLADALQLSRWEGTYGLRDAGGRVLSVYGSHLRVRDTAGEPSTVCLLVRAEERAVLQSPNRGSHGSDAHASQRGKATDAFEVFIGSPAPDDLDGLLQRTVERARDMLDGDAAYLLLATDDETELEVRASTGLPSARQRFARVPVEAGTGRYGSARMPAVYEDLTAVPGAVPLLSGTGMRSVVTVPLKVEGRLTGSLGVAAEAPGRYSNQEALRLQFAADRIALAVESARLTELERLRRGSLSFLVEASDLLAGTLERDQTLALMAQMTVPTLASWCAVYTIAEQSEPELAFVLHEDEDRIDGIKALLQQVRPPEPDPTPGARIWTAPSDAAHSSALRASLRSLGVGAAPGARPATTPGVALATAAAVGGETVVLPLVARNRVIGMLTLGKPSDERFRQEILELAEDLSRRAALALDNARLYSERTAISQALQRSLLPPELPRVPGVEVEVVYRAAGEGNEVGGDFYDLFPIREGCWGFAIGDVCGTGPEAAAVTGLARHALRLLAREGFGGPAVLERLNAAILDEGARSRFLTLLYGELWPREDGSAELRMVCAGHPLPLRLRPDGTVEPAAEPQPLLGVMDDLDLYEQSVTLDPGDVLLCVTDGVTERREGSRMLGDDGLADVLATCTGLTAGAVAARIQRAVERFAADAPSDDMAILAMRVPALPKP